A genomic segment from Ruegeria sp. TM1040 encodes:
- a CDS encoding LysR substrate-binding domain-containing protein translates to MRRLPHVTWLRSFEAAARHSSFSAAAEELHLTPAAVSQQIRQLEHHLGFQLFKRLPKGVELTDIGQAYAIPVRKSFVQMQEATDGLFRVQSKSVLRVRCSISFAALILAPLLRDFAEIHPDIDVELSTAVWSDRMEGAGVDLDIRYGAACWPEQNVHPLPVEEATLVCHPDYAAQLGSALDPAWLGAADIVQIVGSETDWDRYLRLCGIDTPRPRHWMKADSSLIALQILSAGRGCALISRSFARQALSEGRLVAPFDLSLPMQESFVLVERDDLRENPGLRKLVDWLLTQRL, encoded by the coding sequence ATGCGCAGGCTGCCCCATGTCACCTGGCTTCGCTCCTTCGAGGCCGCCGCCCGTCACAGTTCCTTCAGCGCCGCAGCCGAAGAGTTGCACCTGACCCCCGCCGCAGTGAGCCAGCAAATCCGGCAGCTCGAACACCACCTCGGGTTTCAGCTCTTCAAACGCCTGCCCAAAGGGGTAGAGCTGACCGACATTGGCCAGGCCTATGCGATCCCGGTGCGCAAGTCGTTTGTGCAGATGCAAGAAGCCACGGATGGGCTGTTTCGGGTTCAGAGCAAATCCGTGCTGCGCGTGCGCTGCTCGATCAGCTTTGCGGCGCTGATCCTGGCACCGCTCCTGCGCGACTTCGCCGAAATCCATCCCGACATCGACGTCGAACTCTCGACCGCAGTTTGGTCGGATCGGATGGAGGGCGCCGGGGTGGATCTCGATATTCGCTACGGCGCCGCCTGCTGGCCGGAGCAAAACGTCCACCCGCTTCCGGTCGAAGAGGCCACGTTGGTCTGCCACCCGGACTATGCCGCGCAGCTTGGCAGCGCGCTTGATCCGGCATGGCTCGGGGCAGCGGACATTGTGCAGATCGTGGGCTCCGAGACCGATTGGGACCGCTATCTGCGGCTCTGCGGGATCGATACGCCGCGCCCGCGACACTGGATGAAGGCCGATTCCTCGCTGATCGCCCTGCAGATCCTGTCGGCGGGGCGCGGCTGCGCCCTGATTTCGCGCAGTTTCGCCCGTCAGGCGCTCAGCGAGGGACGCCTGGTTGCGCCTTTTGATCTGAGCCTGCCGATGCAGGAGAGCTTTGTTCTGGTCGAGCGCGACGACCTGAGGGAAAACCCGGGTCTGCGCAAACTTGTGGACTGGCTGCTGACGCAGAGGCTCTAG
- a CDS encoding NAD(P)-dependent oxidoreductase, translated as MKIGFIGLGNVGGKLAGSLLRNGFDLTVYDLNPDLVAEYVEKGAQPGTGPLAIMRACDAVITCLPSPAACATVVEEMLPAVDSSKIWMEMSTTDAAEVKRLAALVSERGGSAMECPVSGGCHRADTGNISIFAGCDRATFERMLPTLTTLGRRVLHTGDIGSASILKVMTNYLATANLLTCCEALVTMKAAGIDLNTTYEAMKISSGTSFVHETESQVILNGSRDISFTMDLVKKDISLFQTIADAHGVPLEISPLLVEIFTDGIARFGERELSPNIIRRLEEATGLSITAPGFPAEMVDDEPEEPGYEVVPTGLSAPLAKAPAG; from the coding sequence ATGAAAATCGGCTTTATCGGCCTCGGCAATGTGGGGGGCAAGCTTGCTGGCAGCCTGCTGCGCAACGGCTTTGATCTCACGGTCTATGATCTCAACCCTGATCTGGTTGCGGAATACGTCGAAAAAGGCGCGCAGCCCGGCACCGGGCCCTTGGCGATCATGCGGGCCTGCGACGCCGTCATCACCTGCCTGCCCTCGCCCGCCGCCTGCGCCACCGTGGTCGAGGAGATGCTGCCCGCAGTGGACAGCTCCAAGATCTGGATGGAGATGTCGACCACCGACGCCGCCGAGGTCAAACGGCTGGCGGCCCTTGTCTCTGAACGGGGCGGCAGTGCGATGGAATGCCCCGTGTCTGGTGGCTGTCATCGCGCCGACACCGGCAATATCTCGATTTTTGCAGGCTGCGACCGCGCGACATTCGAACGCATGCTGCCGACCCTGACGACCCTCGGGCGACGCGTGCTGCACACCGGCGACATCGGCAGCGCCTCCATTCTCAAGGTGATGACCAACTATCTTGCGACGGCGAACCTGCTGACCTGTTGCGAGGCGCTGGTGACGATGAAGGCCGCGGGCATTGATCTCAATACCACCTATGAAGCGATGAAGATCTCCTCCGGGACCTCCTTCGTGCATGAAACCGAAAGCCAGGTGATCCTGAACGGGTCGCGCGACATCTCATTCACGATGGATCTGGTGAAAAAGGACATCAGCCTGTTCCAGACCATCGCCGACGCCCATGGGGTGCCACTGGAAATCAGCCCGCTGCTGGTGGAGATCTTCACCGATGGGATCGCCAGGTTTGGCGAACGCGAGCTCTCCCCAAATATCATCCGCCGCCTCGAAGAGGCCACGGGGCTGTCGATCACCGCACCGGGCTTTCCTGCGGAAATGGTCGATGATGAGCCCGAAGAACCGGGGTATGAGGTTGTGCCAACCGGACTCTCCGCCCCGCTCGCCAAGGCGCCAGCCGGGTAG
- a CDS encoding methyl-accepting chemotaxis protein: MQKLREPHADTSAIDSPARPIAKAANKRRIQRVTSWLLVPLPAAAAYFVNGLPLWWAFAALSLVLGAMAWVSRKLPESTRDYLLSFCFIAHCILLTASLSGHAWQLDTHMMFFAALAIVSTLSSPRALIFATVLIALHHISFSVLMPSLVYPGGGIAENLQRTVMHAVIVLLEAGVLLLSMLRSLAADTELKTQQSAAEHQAQAAERAEALAMQSHKNAERVVSIVGDHLRELAAGRLDCKIDTSFPQEYAQLQESFNSTVDTLKGTIEQVKDATYRLSKGATDIDQASENLSNRTESQAATLEQSVAALEELTTSVKSSAEGALSVQRTMDDARSEAVSSGGVVKDAVSAMSAIEDSSSQIARNISVIDDIAFQTNLLALNAGVEAARAGEAGKGFAVVAAEVQALAQRSADAATEIKSLISQSSQHVDHGVDLVGQAGEAIEKIVERVEQISELVSGIATSAAEQSSGLGEINTGMSQLDQVTQQNAAMVEQVSAASHLLHSDSKRLAQLMAHFETGAADQTQSAAAA; this comes from the coding sequence ATGCAAAAGCTAAGAGAGCCGCACGCGGACACCTCAGCCATTGATAGCCCTGCTCGCCCCATTGCAAAGGCGGCGAACAAGCGACGAATTCAGCGGGTCACCAGTTGGCTGCTGGTCCCCCTGCCTGCCGCGGCCGCGTATTTTGTCAACGGGCTCCCCCTCTGGTGGGCCTTTGCCGCGCTGAGCCTTGTGCTCGGTGCCATGGCCTGGGTCTCCCGCAAACTGCCGGAGTCGACGCGCGATTACCTGCTGAGTTTCTGCTTCATCGCCCACTGTATCTTGCTCACCGCCTCGCTCAGCGGTCACGCGTGGCAGCTTGATACGCATATGATGTTCTTTGCCGCCCTGGCCATCGTATCGACCCTTTCAAGTCCGCGCGCGCTGATCTTTGCAACGGTTCTGATCGCGCTGCACCACATTTCATTCAGCGTCCTGATGCCCTCTCTCGTCTATCCGGGTGGCGGCATTGCCGAGAACCTGCAACGCACTGTGATGCATGCGGTGATCGTGCTTCTGGAAGCCGGTGTTCTGCTGCTCAGCATGCTCAGGAGCCTTGCCGCCGACACGGAGCTGAAAACCCAGCAGAGCGCGGCCGAACATCAGGCGCAAGCGGCAGAACGCGCCGAAGCCCTCGCGATGCAAAGCCACAAGAACGCCGAGCGCGTCGTCAGCATCGTCGGCGATCATCTGCGTGAACTCGCCGCCGGGCGGCTGGATTGCAAGATCGACACCTCTTTCCCACAGGAATATGCGCAGCTTCAGGAGAGCTTCAATTCCACCGTCGATACGCTGAAAGGCACCATCGAACAGGTCAAAGACGCCACCTATCGCCTCAGCAAAGGCGCGACGGACATCGATCAGGCCTCTGAAAATCTCTCCAACCGCACCGAAAGCCAGGCCGCGACGCTGGAGCAATCCGTGGCCGCCCTCGAAGAACTGACCACTTCCGTCAAATCTTCGGCCGAAGGCGCGCTCAGCGTTCAGCGCACGATGGATGATGCCCGCTCCGAAGCCGTAAGCAGCGGTGGCGTCGTGAAGGATGCGGTCTCCGCCATGAGCGCGATCGAGGACTCCTCCTCCCAGATTGCGCGCAACATCAGCGTGATCGACGACATCGCCTTCCAGACCAACCTGCTGGCGCTCAATGCCGGGGTCGAGGCCGCCCGTGCGGGCGAGGCCGGCAAAGGCTTTGCCGTGGTCGCCGCCGAGGTGCAGGCGCTTGCGCAGCGGTCGGCTGATGCCGCAACCGAGATCAAGAGCCTGATCTCGCAGAGTTCCCAGCACGTTGATCACGGGGTTGATCTGGTGGGTCAGGCTGGCGAGGCGATCGAGAAGATCGTTGAACGCGTCGAGCAGATCTCTGAACTTGTGTCGGGCATCGCCACCAGCGCGGCAGAGCAGTCTTCCGGGCTGGGCGAGATCAACACCGGGATGAGCCAGCTGGATCAGGTGACCCAGCAGAATGCGGCCATGGTGGAACAGGTCAGCGCAGCCAGTCATCTGCTGCATTCGGACTCAAAGCGGCTTGCACAGTTGATGGCGCATTTCGAGACGGGCGCCGCCGACCAGACCCAAAGCGCCGCTGCGGCCTGA